A stretch of the Lactuca sativa cultivar Salinas chromosome 9, Lsat_Salinas_v11, whole genome shotgun sequence genome encodes the following:
- the LOC111919498 gene encoding uncharacterized protein LOC111919498 produces MAALLNFFKQAWTSIVKVFTGCSSKSDEAPTTTTLDISTAVDSETTTITTLDTELISSGGGGKTHADLLGAELNTSSGTGEKDILATSMISSGGGGHTHDTTL; encoded by the exons ATGGCTGCCCTACTCAACTTTTTCAAACAAGCTTGGACCTCCATTGTT AAAGTATTTACAGGGTGTTCTAGTAAGAGTGATGAGGCTCCAACAACGACAACCTTGGATATTAGCACTGCTGTTGATAGTGAAACGACCACGATAACCACCCTTGATACTGAACTAATTAGCAGCGGTGGTGGTGGCAAAACACACGCAGACCTCCTTGGTGCCGAGCTAAACACTAGTAGCGGAACGGGTGAGAAGGACATACTTGCTACAAGTATGATCAGCAGCGGTGGTGGTGGCCATACACATGACACAACTCTTTGA